In Agromyces archimandritae, one genomic interval encodes:
- the murQ gene encoding N-acetylmuramic acid 6-phosphate etherase, with product MEFKAERAATTMNGTTEASDERYRDLDLLPLDSVLSAMNEAEMSVPLAVRGEIPRIAAAIRAISAGLKGGGRLIYIGAGTSGRLGVLDASECPPTFSSDPTQVVGLIAGGDLALRNAIEGAEDDADAGAATVLGLQLTQADTVVGIAASGRTPYVLGAIAAATQAGATTVGISNNSGSELSSLVDYPIEVEVGPEVLTGSTRLKAGSAQKQVLNMISTATMVQLGKTYGNLMVDVSASNDKLRQRALNLVKTITGRSDDVAEAALAEADGSVKVAAVAIVNDCSTDDARVLLDRHDGNLRAALEA from the coding sequence ATGGAGTTCAAAGCCGAACGCGCAGCCACCACGATGAACGGCACGACCGAAGCGAGCGACGAACGATACCGCGATCTGGATCTGCTTCCGCTCGATTCGGTGCTTTCGGCGATGAACGAGGCCGAGATGTCGGTTCCGCTCGCCGTGCGGGGCGAGATCCCGCGGATCGCGGCGGCGATTCGCGCGATAAGCGCGGGGCTCAAGGGCGGTGGCCGGCTGATCTACATCGGCGCGGGAACCTCCGGCAGGTTGGGCGTGCTCGACGCATCCGAATGTCCGCCGACGTTCTCGTCCGACCCGACGCAGGTCGTCGGGCTCATCGCCGGAGGTGACCTCGCACTGCGCAACGCGATCGAGGGCGCCGAAGACGACGCCGACGCGGGGGCCGCAACCGTCCTGGGACTGCAGCTCACCCAGGCTGACACCGTCGTCGGCATCGCCGCGTCAGGGCGCACACCGTATGTGCTCGGCGCTATCGCTGCGGCAACGCAGGCGGGCGCGACGACCGTGGGGATCTCGAACAACAGCGGCAGCGAACTCTCGAGCCTCGTCGATTACCCGATCGAGGTCGAAGTCGGCCCCGAAGTGTTGACCGGCTCCACCCGTCTCAAGGCCGGGTCGGCGCAAAAGCAAGTGCTCAACATGATCTCGACGGCCACCATGGTGCAGCTCGGCAAGACGTACGGCAACCTCATGGTCGATGTCTCGGCGAGCAACGACAAGCTGCGGCAGCGCGCATTGAACCTCGTGAAGACGATCACGGGCCGAAGCGACGACGTCGCGGAAGCCGCGCTCGCAGAGGCGGACGGCAGCGTCAAGGTGGCAGCGGTCGCGATCGTGAACGACTGTTCGACCGATGACGCTCGCGTCCTCCTCGATCGTCACGACGGCAATCTGCGCGCCGCCCTCGAAGCCTGA
- a CDS encoding lantibiotic dehydratase, which produces MSLTADAPDRTVPAVRASLHPHPQLRLGGLPVAAIDGLGDERHRDAVARHRRALARLVSGRERLSEALHGVIGGLDAADGDRRRLVRFRRALYALDRAAASAALASVGRSTRAAVDDALGDAAGELAIWLTFEPELDAAFAGLLDAERRRLLAACDESFRLGLAIASPELIAGLDRYGARIDAVDRRGKRVERSVLSYLLRAAAKTTPFSSLGPVAFPRAGAPAAGSTGSIRRSRWSIHPVARVLNALAEDPDAIAGLEVRRSPHLRAQPDGSIRTDRTTWVFKDLATRDDYANCTESEVEIGVGLVPALVASVIGDAPMRFDELVAGIDRHTGLGAARAERLALSFIRLGVVVVPALAVDALGGADGTEVIAPLAASSVRGAELAERMRAYLADAERVARAATGHERVAAITAVRERVRELYDTAGLDAGLPRSVVYEDVVRGAVGVDAPAPSLDGDGLVRLVRFVDLLDESHVRRALLAGYLERAGGTAPVVPLVRGFSSELLDSFLAYDTTGIPDDALADDPWLRWGGAWRWEAARRRLVDVLRAQTARMPLSGADVAAGFAGQGAEVGGAAVFETAPRMHGAFRAANLLVQAGGAGEPAVVLNDCFGGVGFHVSRFAHALDGAAASFTAGLERTAEAHGVVLAELGGGAAFTNLNLHGRLLSRSIVVPGDPPTGAAGAIDPAGLEARLSEGRAVLVDRASGMTVHPEYAGYLVPAATPKTHQVLSLFTPSATLSRKPAELHPERPEPGELVVRPRMLMAGVVVSRAAVLLAAADLPSADPLTAAGYAEWLRFWARHGIPERVYLRLLGEGRRQKPFFFDVTLIVAVSNLHSRLRAAEPGTSLEIVEALPHPDTATILVDGAAHVAESMVTAVLTEEETA; this is translated from the coding sequence GTGAGCCTCACCGCCGACGCACCGGACCGCACCGTTCCGGCGGTGCGCGCGAGCCTGCATCCGCACCCGCAGCTGCGGCTGGGCGGCCTGCCCGTCGCCGCGATCGACGGACTCGGCGACGAGCGGCACCGGGATGCCGTCGCCCGGCACCGCCGCGCCCTCGCCCGCCTCGTCTCCGGCCGCGAGCGCCTGAGCGAGGCGCTGCACGGGGTGATCGGCGGCCTCGACGCGGCAGACGGCGACCGGCGGCGCCTGGTGCGGTTCCGTCGCGCCCTCTACGCCCTCGACCGCGCCGCGGCGAGCGCCGCGCTGGCCTCCGTCGGGCGGTCGACGCGGGCCGCGGTCGATGACGCCCTCGGCGATGCCGCCGGCGAGCTCGCGATCTGGCTCACCTTCGAACCGGAGCTCGACGCGGCGTTCGCGGGCCTGCTCGATGCGGAGCGCCGTCGTCTGCTCGCGGCCTGCGACGAATCGTTCCGGCTGGGGCTCGCGATCGCCTCGCCCGAGCTGATCGCCGGGCTCGACCGCTACGGGGCGCGCATCGACGCCGTCGACCGGAGAGGCAAACGCGTCGAACGCTCCGTGCTGTCGTATCTGCTGCGGGCCGCGGCGAAGACGACGCCGTTCTCGAGCCTGGGGCCGGTGGCCTTCCCGCGGGCCGGCGCGCCCGCTGCCGGGTCGACCGGGAGCATCCGACGCTCCCGATGGTCGATCCACCCCGTCGCCCGGGTGCTGAACGCCCTCGCCGAGGACCCGGACGCGATCGCCGGCCTCGAGGTGCGGCGCAGCCCGCACCTGCGGGCGCAGCCCGACGGGTCGATCCGCACCGACCGCACCACATGGGTGTTCAAAGACCTGGCCACGCGCGACGACTACGCGAACTGCACCGAGTCGGAGGTCGAGATCGGTGTCGGGCTCGTGCCGGCGCTGGTCGCGTCCGTCATCGGGGATGCGCCGATGCGATTCGACGAGCTCGTGGCCGGCATCGACCGGCACACGGGCCTCGGGGCCGCGCGGGCGGAGCGGCTCGCGCTCTCGTTCATCCGGCTCGGCGTCGTGGTCGTTCCGGCGCTCGCGGTCGATGCGCTGGGCGGGGCCGACGGAACCGAGGTCATCGCCCCGCTCGCGGCCTCCTCGGTGCGGGGTGCGGAGCTTGCCGAGCGGATGCGCGCATACCTCGCGGATGCGGAGCGTGTGGCGCGTGCGGCCACCGGGCACGAGCGGGTCGCCGCGATCACGGCGGTGCGGGAACGGGTGCGCGAGCTCTACGACACGGCCGGTCTCGACGCCGGGCTGCCGCGTTCGGTCGTGTACGAGGATGTGGTGCGCGGCGCGGTCGGCGTCGACGCCCCGGCGCCGTCCCTGGACGGTGACGGGCTCGTCCGGCTCGTGCGCTTCGTCGACCTGCTCGACGAATCGCATGTGCGCCGGGCGCTGCTGGCCGGCTACCTCGAGCGGGCCGGCGGCACCGCCCCGGTCGTCCCGCTCGTGCGCGGCTTCTCGAGCGAGTTGCTCGACTCCTTCCTCGCGTACGACACGACCGGCATCCCCGACGATGCGCTCGCCGACGACCCGTGGCTGCGCTGGGGCGGGGCGTGGCGGTGGGAGGCGGCCCGCCGGCGGCTCGTCGACGTGCTCCGCGCGCAGACGGCGCGCATGCCGTTGTCGGGTGCGGATGTCGCGGCGGGCTTCGCCGGCCAGGGTGCGGAAGTAGGCGGGGCGGCCGTGTTCGAGACGGCGCCGCGGATGCACGGGGCGTTCCGCGCCGCGAACCTGCTCGTGCAGGCGGGTGGGGCCGGCGAGCCGGCCGTCGTCCTGAACGACTGCTTCGGCGGCGTCGGCTTCCACGTCTCCCGCTTCGCGCACGCCCTCGACGGGGCTGCGGCTTCGTTCACGGCCGGCCTCGAACGCACGGCTGAGGCGCACGGGGTCGTGCTCGCCGAACTCGGCGGCGGCGCGGCCTTCACGAATCTCAACCTGCACGGTCGGCTGCTGTCGCGATCCATCGTGGTGCCGGGCGACCCGCCCACCGGCGCGGCCGGCGCGATCGACCCGGCCGGCCTCGAGGCCCGCCTCTCCGAGGGCCGGGCCGTGCTCGTCGACCGTGCGAGCGGCATGACGGTGCACCCCGAATATGCGGGGTACCTCGTGCCGGCGGCGACGCCGAAGACGCATCAGGTGCTCTCGCTGTTCACGCCGTCGGCGACGCTCAGCCGCAAACCCGCCGAGTTGCACCCCGAGCGGCCGGAGCCGGGCGAGCTCGTCGTCCGCCCGCGGATGCTCATGGCCGGCGTCGTCGTCTCGCGCGCTGCCGTGCTCCTCGCCGCCGCCGATCTGCCGAGCGCCGACCCGCTCACCGCCGCCGGATACGCGGAGTGGCTGCGGTTCTGGGCGCGCCACGGCATCCCGGAGCGGGTGTATCTGCGCCTGCTCGGCGAGGGCCGCCGGCAGAAGCCGTTCTTCTTCGACGTCACGCTCATCGTCGCCGTCTCGAACCTGCACAGCCGGTTGCGGGCGGCAGAGCCGGGCACCTCGCTCGAGATCGTCGAGGCGCTGCCCCATCCCGATACGGCCACGATCCTCGTCGACGGCGCCGCGCATGTCGCCGAGTCGATGGTCACCGCCGTGCTCACCGAGGAGGAGACCGCATGA
- a CDS encoding thiazolylpeptide-type bacteriocin — MKNMSLLAAELDAFEAETFEVKDYVDYSEMAFGSTCSSSSSSSCSSTCTSCCTSTSSCATA; from the coding sequence ATGAAGAACATGTCGCTCCTCGCGGCGGAGCTCGACGCCTTCGAGGCCGAGACGTTCGAGGTCAAGGACTACGTCGACTACTCGGAGATGGCCTTCGGGTCGACGTGCTCCTCGTCGTCGTCGTCCTCGTGTTCGTCGACGTGCACCTCGTGCTGCACCTCGACGTCGTCCTGCGCGACCGCGTGA
- a CDS encoding YeiH family protein, with the protein MRLLPGLGAAAAATLLSWGVHLLVPAVPILTAAVVLGIVVGQIPALRPALSGVLSPGLKIASRRLLRIGIVLLGLKLSLVDIAGLGWVTIATTVAVVLLTFAGTLGLGRLLGLPGHQPLLIASGFSICGASAIGAMSAAVRAKDEEQGVPVALVTLCGTLAIAVLPALRFPLGLSAAEFGHWVGAGVHDVGQVVATAQIAGATALAVAVVVKLTRVLMLAPMVAVASAVERRRGVDAAGPAPAIVPLFIAGFIAAVLLNSFVPIPEPVLASADTVQTMLLAAALFALGASIRFAEIARTGWRSLVVGLTSWVLVAALAYGAVLLG; encoded by the coding sequence GTGCGCCTGCTTCCCGGTCTCGGCGCCGCTGCGGCGGCGACGCTCCTGTCGTGGGGGGTGCATCTGCTGGTGCCGGCGGTGCCGATCCTCACGGCGGCGGTCGTGCTCGGCATCGTCGTCGGGCAGATTCCGGCGTTGCGCCCGGCCCTGTCGGGGGTGCTGTCCCCCGGGCTGAAGATCGCGTCGCGGCGGTTGCTGCGGATCGGCATCGTGCTGCTCGGGTTGAAGCTCTCGCTCGTCGATATCGCCGGGCTCGGCTGGGTGACGATCGCGACGACGGTCGCGGTGGTGCTGCTCACCTTCGCGGGCACGCTCGGCCTCGGCCGGCTGCTCGGGCTGCCGGGGCATCAGCCGCTGCTCATCGCGAGCGGGTTCTCGATCTGCGGGGCGAGCGCGATCGGCGCGATGAGCGCCGCCGTGCGTGCGAAGGACGAGGAGCAGGGCGTGCCGGTCGCCCTCGTCACCCTGTGCGGCACGCTCGCGATCGCGGTGCTGCCCGCTCTCCGCTTCCCGCTCGGGCTGTCGGCGGCGGAGTTCGGCCACTGGGTCGGCGCCGGCGTCCACGACGTCGGCCAGGTCGTCGCGACGGCGCAGATCGCGGGCGCGACGGCCCTCGCGGTCGCCGTCGTCGTCAAACTCACGCGTGTGCTCATGCTGGCGCCGATGGTCGCGGTCGCCTCCGCGGTCGAACGGCGTCGGGGTGTGGATGCCGCGGGCCCCGCCCCCGCGATCGTGCCCCTCTTCATCGCCGGCTTCATCGCGGCCGTGCTGCTGAACAGTTTCGTCCCGATCCCCGAGCCCGTGCTCGCGTCCGCCGACACCGTGCAGACGATGCTGCTTGCCGCCGCCCTCTTCGCGCTCGGCGCGAGCATCCGCTTCGCCGAGATCGCCCGCACCGGCTGGCGCTCCCTCGTCGTCGGCCTCACCTCGTGGGTGCTGGTCGCCGCCCTCGCCTACGGCGCGGTGCTGCTCGGGTAG
- a CDS encoding AAA family ATPase, protein MLINGAPGSGKSTVAHMLSTRCRMALALDVDQIKHSLGGWEEDPTAAGLHARRLALALVDEQLRSEHDLFVGQYLARTDFIEALEGAAEHHSASFHEFVLDIEVDGLARRLQGRSESPSRPEHAINNRLVSPSDAGHLIRSLAGLRISRPGAIWIDANGAPEETVAAISASVS, encoded by the coding sequence GTGTTGATCAACGGTGCTCCGGGTTCGGGGAAGTCGACGGTGGCGCACATGCTGAGCACGCGATGCCGGATGGCGCTGGCCCTCGATGTCGACCAGATCAAACACTCCCTCGGGGGTTGGGAGGAAGACCCGACTGCCGCCGGACTCCACGCTCGCCGCCTGGCGCTCGCCCTCGTCGACGAGCAGCTTCGATCAGAACACGACCTGTTCGTGGGGCAGTACCTCGCTCGCACGGACTTCATCGAAGCGCTCGAGGGCGCAGCCGAACACCACTCGGCGTCGTTTCATGAGTTCGTTCTCGACATCGAGGTGGACGGGCTCGCCCGCCGCTTGCAGGGCCGCTCCGAATCGCCTTCACGCCCGGAGCACGCGATCAACAACCGTCTCGTATCACCGTCGGATGCCGGTCACCTCATCCGGTCGTTGGCCGGCCTACGGATCAGCCGCCCCGGCGCGATCTGGATCGACGCGAACGGCGCACCGGAGGAGACCGTCGCCGCGATCAGCGCGTCCGTCAGCTGA
- a CDS encoding lantibiotic dehydratase C-terminal domain-containing protein produces MTLAPPAAAARIARERELDAGHRWQAYHVFYGGAPIVLLSECLLPLADALVADGVATEYFTINYWLEGSHVRLRVRVPYGVPEQAVDDRVHREIEAYLAASPSLHPMTELTDNGFYDRLFAGEFTEADRPRYFDAAGRPRFMPNNSVHRRPYEREWSRYGGPTGMLIAERHFVESTAQAARLMRLGNLDVRTILLGVASQLTFLTAACLLGGDRELVHDFFVAYHRRWVAGYGQGAVYTADAGRREHAGTVRAMAERIPPLMDAAARADFDALPSWLADWGRMNARVAADIREAHRGPGLTFAYDDGVRLAESATAASWSLAHSLIHMTNNRMMVSVADEAFIAFQIAEAMGGAR; encoded by the coding sequence ATGACCCTCGCCCCGCCCGCCGCAGCCGCACGCATCGCGCGCGAACGCGAACTCGACGCCGGCCACCGCTGGCAGGCGTACCACGTGTTCTACGGCGGCGCGCCGATCGTGCTGCTCTCGGAATGCCTGCTGCCGCTGGCCGACGCCCTCGTCGCCGACGGCGTCGCCACCGAGTACTTCACCATCAACTACTGGCTCGAGGGCAGCCATGTGCGCCTGCGGGTGCGCGTGCCGTACGGGGTGCCCGAGCAGGCCGTCGACGACCGGGTGCATCGCGAGATCGAGGCGTACCTCGCGGCCTCCCCGTCGCTGCACCCGATGACCGAGCTCACCGACAACGGCTTCTACGACCGGCTGTTCGCGGGCGAGTTCACCGAGGCCGACCGGCCGCGCTACTTCGATGCGGCGGGCCGGCCTCGGTTCATGCCGAACAACTCCGTGCACCGCCGCCCGTACGAGCGCGAATGGTCGCGGTACGGCGGCCCGACCGGGATGCTCATCGCCGAACGGCACTTCGTCGAGTCGACGGCGCAGGCGGCCCGGCTCATGCGCCTCGGCAATCTCGACGTGCGCACCATCCTCTTGGGCGTGGCGAGCCAGCTGACCTTCCTCACCGCCGCGTGCCTGCTCGGCGGCGATCGCGAGCTCGTCCACGACTTCTTCGTCGCCTACCACCGGCGCTGGGTCGCCGGGTACGGGCAAGGCGCCGTGTACACGGCCGACGCGGGTCGCCGGGAGCATGCGGGCACGGTGCGGGCCATGGCCGAACGCATCCCTCCGCTGATGGATGCCGCAGCGCGCGCGGACTTCGACGCCCTGCCGTCGTGGCTCGCCGACTGGGGCCGGATGAACGCGCGCGTCGCCGCCGACATCCGCGAGGCGCATCGCGGCCCCGGCCTCACCTTCGCCTACGACGACGGCGTCCGCCTCGCCGAGAGCGCGACGGCGGCATCGTGGTCGCTCGCGCACTCCCTCATCCATATGACGAACAACCGGATGATGGTGTCGGTCGCCGACGAGGCGTTCATCGCGTTCCAGATCGCCGAGGCGATGGGCGGCGCGCGATGA
- a CDS encoding nitroreductase family protein: protein MSDAPAGLRPTRWDAVPPGTAATAYASLILNRVADGMPGDEQPVDWDHAPLTGGFAPDAPIRLLPLPEAGRGLLADRPAATLQTITDLCHIADGIAALRLSVNLNDRPEVHTLARSAKWGRTTASGGGRYTADLWLVQGAGGDLAPGIHRYSHVHNGWEQLDGHDRTEEVRAAIGDERAAHRYLVTTIDYWQSAFKYHDFAYQATAMDAGTLFGTFHRLVGDDVAGTWNMTLDEPALAAVLGIDARDDGVYAVQAWPAPDAAGGAPATRPDRGAPAAAAGLPVPVPVPAAGAYPIRRGAHRPQRFPTTLALQRDHAASPPPTRAVARTLAPVLTPDADRAARIAALAARETSFGRFTGEAVAAGAVRAALEAGAAAARALAGGTVRFDALVSATAVDGLPAGLHLWRDGRFERLDPEPQDAFLASTYFLQNYDGRRAAATVVLCANVFELAERDGVRGYRLANAAIGAGCQALLAAATEAGIGSGTALGFDARAHAEHAGLDLGETSPLLMIMLGRDDPRAGRLDVSATTIAAASGPRIGGRR, encoded by the coding sequence ATGTCAGACGCCCCGGCCGGCCTCCGCCCGACCCGGTGGGACGCCGTGCCGCCCGGCACCGCCGCGACGGCCTACGCGTCCCTCATCCTGAACCGCGTCGCCGACGGCATGCCGGGCGACGAGCAGCCGGTCGACTGGGATCACGCGCCCCTCACCGGCGGCTTCGCCCCCGACGCGCCCATCCGCCTGCTGCCGCTGCCCGAGGCCGGCCGAGGCCTCCTCGCCGACCGCCCGGCCGCGACGCTGCAGACCATCACCGACCTCTGCCACATCGCCGACGGCATCGCCGCCCTCCGCCTGAGCGTCAACCTCAACGACCGGCCCGAGGTGCACACCCTGGCCCGTTCGGCGAAGTGGGGGCGCACCACGGCGTCCGGCGGCGGCCGCTACACGGCCGATCTGTGGCTCGTGCAGGGCGCCGGCGGCGACCTCGCGCCCGGCATCCACCGCTATTCGCACGTGCACAACGGCTGGGAGCAGCTCGACGGCCACGACCGCACCGAGGAGGTGCGGGCGGCGATCGGCGACGAACGCGCCGCGCACCGCTACCTCGTCACGACGATCGACTACTGGCAGTCGGCGTTCAAGTACCACGATTTCGCCTACCAGGCCACGGCGATGGATGCCGGAACGCTCTTCGGCACCTTCCACCGCCTCGTGGGCGATGACGTCGCCGGCACCTGGAACATGACGCTCGACGAGCCGGCGCTGGCCGCCGTGCTCGGCATCGACGCCCGCGACGACGGCGTGTACGCGGTGCAGGCCTGGCCGGCTCCGGATGCCGCAGGCGGTGCCCCGGCGACCCGGCCGGACCGCGGGGCGCCGGCAGCGGCCGCCGGCCTGCCCGTGCCTGTGCCCGTGCCCGCAGCCGGCGCCTACCCGATCCGCCGCGGCGCGCACCGCCCGCAACGCTTCCCGACGACGCTCGCCCTGCAACGCGACCATGCCGCATCCCCGCCCCCGACCCGGGCCGTCGCCCGCACGCTCGCCCCCGTACTCACCCCCGACGCCGATCGGGCCGCGCGCATCGCGGCGCTCGCCGCCCGCGAGACGAGCTTCGGGCGTTTCACGGGAGAAGCCGTCGCAGCGGGCGCCGTCCGAGCCGCCCTCGAAGCGGGCGCGGCGGCCGCCCGCGCGCTCGCCGGCGGCACGGTCCGCTTCGATGCCCTCGTCTCGGCGACGGCCGTCGACGGCCTCCCGGCCGGCCTGCACCTCTGGCGCGACGGCCGATTCGAGCGGCTGGACCCCGAACCGCAGGACGCGTTCCTCGCCTCCACCTACTTCCTGCAGAACTACGACGGGCGCCGGGCGGCGGCCACCGTCGTCCTGTGCGCGAACGTCTTCGAACTCGCCGAACGCGACGGCGTGCGCGGCTATCGGCTCGCGAACGCCGCGATCGGCGCCGGCTGCCAGGCGCTCCTCGCGGCCGCGACGGAGGCGGGTATCGGCTCGGGCACGGCGCTCGGCTTCGATGCCAGGGCGCACGCCGAACACGCCGGCCTCGACCTCGGCGAAACCTCGCCGCTGCTCATGATCATGCTCGGCCGCGACGATCCGCGCGCCGGGCGGCTCGACGTCTCCGCGACGACGATCGCAGCCGCATCCGGCCCGAGGATCGGAGGCCGCCGGTGA
- a CDS encoding YcaO-like family protein — translation MTGGDRHHLEHRHHQHDPRRPDPDRPDPDRPDPRRHDPHRHRPRRLLGDRYLVIADADVCTDCALARMRDMDDFQLRSRHREAVDVGARHPFLAALADAAAALPLPGPLAVDRRTLATERVDFVCLEHCERAAAEAAAEATTDAAAAPPQPGAPGAYRSRPLAASFAAGHRERDLANPVAGPLSAGIDIDLASHITAKSSGFFMKTGPYGQYTRPWGGHRSRTIDATRLGLLEGIERLGAASPAPAAMLDEPPAGARRVGLDAFGVPGDGWLLPAPEVRTWTPGVALRNGEAVALPTRLVAYDAELTDAPFVQESSNGCAVGGTDREAQLFGLLELIERDAFLIAWYGGVPLPEIELASVRDAETRWFLRRAELCGQRIRCFDASETGIGIPTVIAVCESPTGSACVGAGAHPDPERAMAAAVVEVASDYQVVDLRLRQRRDEIERMLADFTAVRAMEDHADLFAHPAARPYLGVWLDSAGRPAERRPLAALARHPHPGRHVDDDLAAVLDAIDAAGFEAFAVDAATSLSRRHGIACWKTVVPGLLPIDFGWPKQRALAMPRLLDRARAAGGARGDPEPLHLVPHPFP, via the coding sequence ATGACGGGCGGCGACCGGCACCACCTCGAGCACCGGCACCACCAGCACGATCCGCGCCGCCCCGATCCGGACCGGCCCGATCCGGACCGGCCTGATCCGCGCCGGCACGATCCGCACCGGCACCGCCCCCGGCGGCTGCTCGGCGACCGCTACCTCGTGATCGCGGACGCGGACGTCTGCACCGACTGCGCGCTCGCACGCATGCGCGACATGGACGATTTCCAACTGCGCAGCCGGCATCGCGAAGCCGTCGACGTCGGCGCCCGGCATCCATTCCTGGCAGCCCTGGCCGACGCGGCCGCCGCACTGCCCCTGCCCGGGCCGCTCGCCGTCGACCGTCGCACCCTGGCGACCGAACGGGTCGACTTCGTCTGCCTCGAGCACTGCGAGCGGGCGGCGGCCGAGGCGGCGGCCGAGGCGACGACCGACGCGGCGGCCGCCCCGCCGCAGCCCGGTGCTCCGGGCGCCTACCGCTCTCGCCCGCTCGCCGCATCCTTCGCCGCCGGCCACCGCGAACGCGACCTCGCCAACCCTGTCGCAGGCCCCCTCTCGGCTGGCATCGACATCGACCTCGCGAGCCACATCACCGCCAAATCGTCGGGGTTCTTCATGAAGACCGGCCCGTACGGCCAGTACACCAGACCCTGGGGCGGGCATCGCAGCCGCACGATCGACGCGACCCGGCTCGGGCTGCTCGAGGGCATCGAACGCCTCGGTGCGGCGAGCCCGGCACCGGCCGCGATGCTCGACGAGCCGCCGGCCGGGGCGCGGCGAGTCGGCCTCGACGCCTTCGGCGTTCCCGGCGACGGATGGCTCCTGCCCGCCCCGGAGGTGCGGACCTGGACCCCGGGCGTCGCCCTGCGCAACGGCGAGGCCGTCGCCCTGCCGACCCGGCTCGTCGCCTACGACGCCGAACTGACCGACGCCCCCTTCGTGCAGGAGTCCTCGAACGGCTGCGCCGTCGGCGGCACCGATCGCGAAGCCCAACTGTTCGGCCTGCTCGAACTCATCGAACGCGACGCCTTCCTCATCGCCTGGTACGGCGGCGTGCCGCTGCCCGAAATCGAGCTCGCGAGCGTGCGGGATGCCGAAACGCGCTGGTTCCTGCGGCGCGCCGAGCTCTGCGGGCAGCGCATCCGCTGCTTCGACGCGAGCGAGACCGGCATCGGTATCCCCACCGTCATCGCGGTCTGCGAGAGCCCGACCGGGTCGGCATGCGTCGGCGCCGGAGCCCATCCCGACCCGGAACGGGCGATGGCCGCCGCCGTCGTCGAGGTCGCCTCCGACTATCAGGTCGTGGATCTCCGGCTGCGGCAGCGGCGAGACGAGATCGAACGGATGCTCGCCGACTTCACCGCGGTGCGCGCCATGGAAGACCACGCCGACCTCTTCGCGCACCCGGCCGCCCGCCCCTACCTCGGCGTCTGGCTCGACTCCGCGGGCCGCCCCGCCGAGCGGCGCCCGCTCGCCGCGCTCGCCCGGCATCCGCACCCCGGCCGGCACGTCGACGACGACCTCGCCGCCGTGCTCGACGCGATCGACGCCGCCGGCTTCGAAGCCTTCGCCGTCGACGCGGCGACCTCCCTGTCGCGCCGGCACGGGATCGCATGCTGGAAGACCGTCGTGCCAGGGCTGCTGCCGATCGACTTCGGCTGGCCGAAGCAGCGCGCCCTCGCCATGCCGCGGCTGCTCGACCGCGCCCGCGCGGCAGGCGGCGCACGCGGCGACCCCGAACCGCTGCACCTCGTGCCCCACCCCTTCCCGTGA